In Leptospira congkakensis, the DNA window TTAAAGGGTATCGCGGTAGGTTGGATTTTTCCACATTGCAAAGATTAGTTCCAGATGCTCCTTCTAAGATGTACTATGTTTGCGGACCAACTCCGTTCAACGAACATTGTGCCGATCTTCTTTCTAATCTTGGTGTTAAGTCCGGTCGTATCCTTATCGAAAGTAACGGCCCTCCTAACAAACCAGAAACATTGGAAGGTTGGCCAAACTCCGTCCTTCCGACAAAGGAGGTGAATGTCACTGTAACGAATCAAAAATCCTTTAAGGCAAAAGTAGGGGAACCTCTTCTGAATAGCCTCGAACGAAATGGATTTTTTACGGAGAATGCTTGTCGGTCAGGTGAATGTAGTTTATGTCGGGTCAAATTAAAATCGGGAGAAGTATTCAGTCCCCCAGAAGCCAAAATTCGAAAGTCGGATAAAAAGTTTGGTTGGATCCATTCCTGTGTCGCTTTTCCAGTTACAGATGTTGAAATCCAGCTATAAACTAGTTTTAAAAACAATGTGATATTCTGATCTTTCCCTTTGTTTTTGGTTTGAATCAACTTTGGTAAAAGAGAATAAAAAAATCTTTTATCAAAGAGCGAGTGTCTCAATTTGACTAAAACCTTAAATAGTTCTGAAGTTTTTGATGTTACGTTATTTCATTATTCTTATATTTTTAGTTTCTTTGAGTTCATTATATCCAGACGAAATCAAAGAAGTACAAATTGAACCCGAACCCAATGCAGAACCTGAGAAAGGTCCTTATAAATATATCTCCATCAATCCTGGCGTAACTTTGGAAAGTGTCTCTTTATCCATCCAAGGGAGAAGTCGGGATGCTCATATGGTTCAGGATGATCCAGGTCGCGTTTCTTGGTTACTCGATGTTAAATCCCCCGAAATCCAATTCTCAAAATATTTTGGTATGAATTTACTTCTTCACAATTCAAATTTTTATTTGAATCGGCAGTCCATACCAAAGATGTTTTCAAAAAATCAATCTCCAGAAGTATCATCTTCGGAGTCAGAATCTGGGTCTTCTGGTTCTAGCAACAATTCTTTAAAACCAAATCGCACAAAAGTTACCGAAGATATTGATACTAGCGTTGAGGGTACATATTCGATGTTAGTGCCTATTTTTTATTTTGGAAATCCTGATACCTTTCGATTTGGTTTAGGTTTTGGCCCCGCTCATGTTAAGTTAAGGGGGAATGTCGATTTTAAAGATGCAGCTTCAAACTTGTTGATTGCATACTCAAGTTCAAATCGCGATGCTTTTCTGAATAATTTAAGAGGGTTTCAATTTGTTTCCGGAAATATCAATCCAGAAACTGATCCAACTCTTACTTATTTAATCACAAACCTATCCACTGGAAATAATTTAGAATTAGTCGGTTATTATTTAGCGAGCCAAGGGTTACTTCGCCCTGATTTGACTGCCGCCACTGCATATCTTAGCGGAAGGTTTAATGCTGTCGAATCTCTTGCGATTAGTAGTCTGATGCGAAATCAAGTGGGTGTCAATTCTGTTGCAAGATTTGCATTTATGATGTATTTGGAGTCACCACCTTTTCTTGGTATGCGAGGAAGGGTTTCTTTTGGTGGTCCCATTGTAAAAGAAAACGGATATACATATGAATTGCGAACCTTTCATTTTGCCCTTTATATGCCGATAGAGTTTTAAGATCGGTATTTATAATTATATATTTGATCCAACCCATTGTCGTAAAATTTACGGATAGTCTCAATCTTTGAATTACTTTCAGGGATTTGGACATATATAACTTCAAAAAAGAACAATTAGTAATTAAATTTTTCTTGAGTCAGTCCTCTACTAGTTGTTATTGGCTGGTAGAGGTAAGACAAATAATGAAACGTAATCTCGTTTTTTTTCTGATAGGTATATCTTTATTTACTGGGTCTATCTATGCGCAAGGTAAAGTAGAAGGAAATACAATACGATTGAAGGGTGCTTTGTTTTTTGGTAGCCTTCGTCCCGATTTTGAAAAGAGAAATTTTTACAATGACATTGTTGGTTTGGAATACAACAAAGAATGGCAAAATAACCGTGGAATGAGCCTCATTAATGATTTAGGTTTTGATTATTTTCACTCTTTAAATGCAGGTATACTTAGTAACGTATTTTTAGGATTACATGTAAATCGATTTGGTCGCGGTTATGAATGGAATTCTTATTATGCAGCTGGTTTAGGGATTAAAGAGGCAGACTATCGTTTGTTATACTCTGATATTAATCTCGGCGTCACTCTTTCTCCAATTTCTAATTTTCGAATTTTACCAAAATATGTGATACGAAGTTTGGGCCAATCTCTAGAAGGAACTTATTTAGGTCTTGGTGCTCCAAGTTATTATGGTCAGGACACAAAAACGGCAACAGGCACGTCTGGATTAATTGGAGTTGGCTTTGAATTTGATCTTAACGATCGTGCCACTCTTTTTGCTGATTTACTTGTATACGGTCCCTTCCTTCTTAATTCAACAGGTACTTACAATTCCGAACAACTTAAAATCTATAATGGCGGTGCTGTCTATAATTACGCTAGCGGCGGTTATACTTTCTATTCAGAAAAATTTAGTTTCGGCGCAAGTATCATCGTCGTACCAAAACTTCGGTTGTTTGCAAGTTTTGAAAGTGAACGTATGACAGCAAAATCTAGAAGTCCCATTGCATTTAGTGTTACTGAAAATGGTATTAGTAGTGTTGGAACACTAATGGAATTTGTTTCTGCAACAGCAGACCACACCATTCTGGTTTCTGGATTGAAATTTGGTGTTACTTACGATTTAAATTTGTAAATTTTTCTTTTAATTCTGCTTGCAAATCCGGTGCACCTAGAAGTAATGGTAATTACTCCTGGTGATTATGGAGAGAAGGCAATACCCGTTCCCATTCCGAACACGGAAGTCAAGCTTCTCATCGCCGATGGTACTATTGGGTTCGCTCAATGGGAGAGTAGGACATTGCCGGGTTAGCACTAATAACTCAATAAAAAAAGGCCAGCCTCAAGGTTGGCCTTTTTTATGTACCAAATAAAATCCATTGATCGAACCCAATAGTACCGCTAGTAACAGATTGTTCGCGAAATGACAGACTTGCGACCCATAGGGAGCAAGGCTCGGACACTCGCCCGCGGAGCGGAAAAGCGAGTGGGGGCGGAAGTAGGACATACCCTTTAACACTTATAACTCATAATTAAATCGAGGACTTCGGTTCACTGTGCAGGATTGCGGGTTAAATCTTTTCCTATTTTTAAAATAATAAATAAAACCATTCGTTCATGAAATAACGATCTACCGCTAGAAACCAGTCGTTTGCGAAAAGGGTGAGACTTCCGTAAGAAGCCGAAGCCTGATTGAATCTTTTCCTTTTTAATGTAACTTCATTTCTATAGAGAAACACAGAACTTTATCTTGGTGCGAAGAATATAATCATTACACCGATCAAGGCAATGCTTGCTCCGATAATGTCGAAGCGATTGGGAATGAACTGGTCAAATTTCCATGCCCACGCTAACGACATTACGATAAAAATCCCACCATATGTTGCATAGGTTCGAGCAAAATTTGTTGGTTGGTAAGTTGCGACTACACCGTAAAAACCTAAAATGATGAAGCCGAGAATTCCAATAAATATTGATTTGTTTTCACGAATCCAAAGCCAAATGAGATAACCACCTCCAATTTCGCAAAGTCCAGCCAATAAGAAGACTAAAATAGGGTTTATATATACGGAAAAAAAATCGGAATTTAGGAATTTAAACATAATGGTTTTTTTAATAATAAAACTTCAATTTAGTGTGCAAGTTGTTTCTATTTTCATTAATTCAGTTTTTATAGCCCCTAGGAATGGTTTTGTATTTCTATAAGTTAGTATCATCCTTCTTTTGATTTGGATAATCAGAAAGAAGTCACGATCCTATACTGTCGATTGTTCTCGTAAATTAGGATCCAAGGTAAAATTGGAACATTTTCACCTAACATCGTTTTGAAACCCTCGATAAGCTTTCAAATTATGGGTAGAATTCCTAAAGGTTTGTCCTGAAAAGGAAATTCAGATTCAAAAATAGATGGTTTCGAATTTATATTTGCTCCAGTTATCGCTTGCAGTTTTTTCGAAATGACTCTGTCATTGAAGCCAGATGGAAAACCTGATTCCTAGTGAAGTTTACTCTTCTCTCATCCTGCAATACCTCTACGACGCGGTCATTGTTACGGATTTGGAATTTCGGATCACCAGTTGGAATTTGGCCGCGGAGAGAATTTATGGTTTCACCGCCGCGGAAGTCATCGGCAAGTCTACAATCAACGTTTTAAGAACAGACCAAAATGAAAGCACAAGAGAGAGTCGTATTTCCGAATTACAAACGAAAGGGATATGGCAAGGTGAAATATTTCAATATGCGAAAGGGTCAAAAAAACTAAAAATCCGTTCTGCCGCTAGTTTTCTGAAAGATAAATCTGGCCAAACCATTGGTGTGATTGCAATCAATCGTGACATTACGGAAGAAAACAAAACGCAAGAAGATCTAGCAGATAGTGAAGAACGTTTTCGAATGAGTTTCGATAATGCCGGGATAGGAGTTTGTTTTTTAGATCTAAACGGGAAGTTTATTAAAGTAAACAAAAAGTTGGAATCTATGTTAGGTTATAGTGAGGTTGAGCTCATTGGTAGAAAGTCTAATGAGTTTTCTTATGAAGAAGACAAACCGTTATTTGATTCTTTTCGTGAAGACGCATTAGGTGGTTCAAAAGAAAGTATTATCTATGAAAAAAGATTTTTTTCAAAGGACAAAAACATTGTCTGGGTGGAAATTTCCAACACATTAGTAAAAGATAGAAATGGGAATCCATCCTATTTTGTAGTTCACTTAAATAATATCACTGGTAGAAAAAATGCAGAGTTTCATCTACTAAACGCAAAAAAAGAAGCGGAGAGGGCCAACGGTGCAAAGTCAGAATTTGTGGCCAATATGAGTCACGAAATTAGGACACCTCTCAATGGTGTAATCGGTTTTAATGAACTATTACTCACAACAAACTTAGATTCTGATCAAAAAGAATATGTAAAAAACGCAATCAGTAGTGCACACGGTCTTCTTGGAATCATCAACGACGTATTGGATATTTCTAAAATTGAAGCTGGAAAGTTGGTATTGAATGAAGTCACATCCAACTTAAAACAGATCATAAATGATTCAATGGGTGTTTTGAAATGGAAGGCCAATGAAAAAGGAATCTACTTGCGACTTGAGGAAGGTTTAAGTATTCCAGAAATCATTTATGTGGATGCTACAAGGCTTCGACAAATTTTAATCAACCTACTTGGGAATGCTGTGAAATTTACAGAAGAGGGAGGGGTGGTTTTAAAAATAGAAGCATCTCCAACTTCTGATCAAAAAACAAAATTAGAATTTACCATCTCAGACACAGGCATTGGAATACCTGAAGCACATAAGTCACATCTGTTCCAATCGTTTTGGCAGGGCGAATCTAATTCCAAACGTAGATATGGTGGCACGGGACTCGGACTTAGGATCACAAAATCTTTGTTAGATTTGATGGGCGGTGAGATAGAAGTCCATTCTGAATCTGGAGTCGGAACCGTATTTAGATTTGTCATAGAATGTAATTCTTCTGACCAATCGTCAAACCATACTTCGGATGATTCAAGTGAATACCAAAAAGAATTGATCGCACAATTTGACAAAGCAACTCTAACTCATATTTCGCCCTATAT includes these proteins:
- a CDS encoding YnfA family protein, whose product is MFKFLNSDFFSVYINPILVFLLAGLCEIGGGYLIWLWIRENKSIFIGILGFIILGFYGVVATYQPTNFARTYATYGGIFIVMSLAWAWKFDQFIPNRFDIIGASIALIGVMIIFFAPR
- a CDS encoding PAS domain-containing hybrid sensor histidine kinase/response regulator, which translates into the protein MENLIPSEVYSSLILQYLYDAVIVTDLEFRITSWNLAAERIYGFTAAEVIGKSTINVLRTDQNESTRESRISELQTKGIWQGEIFQYAKGSKKLKIRSAASFLKDKSGQTIGVIAINRDITEENKTQEDLADSEERFRMSFDNAGIGVCFLDLNGKFIKVNKKLESMLGYSEVELIGRKSNEFSYEEDKPLFDSFREDALGGSKESIIYEKRFFSKDKNIVWVEISNTLVKDRNGNPSYFVVHLNNITGRKNAEFHLLNAKKEAERANGAKSEFVANMSHEIRTPLNGVIGFNELLLTTNLDSDQKEYVKNAISSAHGLLGIINDVLDISKIEAGKLVLNEVTSNLKQIINDSMGVLKWKANEKGIYLRLEEGLSIPEIIYVDATRLRQILINLLGNAVKFTEEGGVVLKIEASPTSDQKTKLEFTISDTGIGIPEAHKSHLFQSFWQGESNSKRRYGGTGLGLRITKSLLDLMGGEIEVHSESGVGTVFRFVIECNSSDQSSNHTSDDSSEYQKELIAQFDKATLTHISPYILLVEDNEMNRNLLKRMIQKYVPNSRIKEAVDGLEAVRFFHESTPDLVFMDVQMPNMDGLEAATEIRKQPTGVSVPIVALTAGALYEERKKCFEVGMDEFLTKPIDILALNQILFHYLNR